A genomic window from Arthrobacter globiformis includes:
- the dnaN gene encoding DNA polymerase III subunit beta, whose amino-acid sequence MKFRVERDVLAEAVTWTARSLSPRPPVPVLSGLLLKAESGTVSLSSFDYETSARLEIPADIREEGTILVSGRLLADICRSLPSAPVDIETDGNKVTLTCRRSSFHLATMPEAEYPPLPALPTITGTVAGDAFAQAVSQVIIAASKDDTLPILTGVRMEIEDDLITLLATDRYRLAMREVPWKPVTPGISTSALVKAKTLNEVAKTLGGSGDINLAIADDDSRLIGFESGGRTTTSLLVDGDYPKIRSLFPDSTPIHATVQTQELVEAVRRVSLVAERNTPVRLAFTQGQLHLDAGTGEDAQASEELEAQLSGDDITVAFNPHYLVEGLSVIETRFVRFSFTTAPKPAMITAQNDVEGEDQDDYRYLVMPVRLPN is encoded by the coding sequence GTGAAGTTCAGAGTCGAACGGGACGTCCTGGCAGAAGCCGTCACATGGACAGCCCGGTCGTTGTCTCCGCGGCCGCCCGTACCCGTGCTCTCCGGCCTCCTCCTCAAGGCCGAATCCGGGACCGTCAGCCTGTCCAGCTTCGATTACGAGACCTCCGCAAGGCTTGAAATTCCTGCCGACATCAGGGAGGAAGGCACCATCCTTGTCTCCGGCCGCCTCCTGGCGGACATCTGCCGCAGCCTGCCCTCGGCACCGGTGGACATCGAAACTGACGGCAACAAGGTGACACTCACCTGCCGCCGAAGCAGCTTCCATCTGGCAACCATGCCCGAGGCCGAATACCCGCCGCTGCCTGCCCTGCCCACCATCACCGGAACCGTCGCCGGCGACGCGTTCGCCCAGGCTGTCTCCCAGGTGATCATCGCCGCGAGCAAGGACGACACCCTTCCCATCCTGACGGGCGTGCGGATGGAGATCGAGGACGACCTCATCACGCTCCTGGCCACGGACCGTTACCGGCTCGCCATGCGGGAAGTTCCCTGGAAGCCCGTCACTCCGGGCATCTCCACGAGTGCCCTCGTCAAGGCCAAGACCCTGAACGAGGTTGCCAAGACTTTGGGCGGCAGCGGTGACATCAACCTGGCCATCGCCGACGACGACAGCCGGCTCATCGGCTTTGAGAGCGGCGGCCGCACCACCACATCGCTGCTGGTCGACGGCGATTACCCCAAGATCCGCTCGCTGTTCCCGGATTCCACGCCGATTCACGCCACCGTGCAGACCCAGGAGCTGGTGGAGGCCGTCCGGCGCGTCTCGCTCGTGGCGGAACGCAACACCCCGGTCCGGCTCGCGTTCACCCAGGGCCAGCTGCACCTGGACGCCGGCACCGGCGAGGACGCCCAGGCCTCCGAAGAGCTTGAAGCACAGCTGTCCGGCGATGACATCACCGTTGCCTTCAACCCGCACTACCTGGTTGAAGGCCTCAGCGTGATTGAAACCAGGTTTGTGCGCTTCTCCTTCACCACGGCACCGAAGCCCGCCATGATCACAGCGCAGAACGACGTCGAGGGCGAAGACCAGGACGACTACCGCTACCTCGTGATGCCGGTGCGCCTGCCCAACTAA
- the recF gene encoding DNA replication/repair protein RecF (All proteins in this family for which functions are known are DNA-binding proteins that assist the filamentation of RecA onto DNA for the initiation of recombination or recombinational repair.), with protein sequence MYLEHLSLTDFRSYAQVDLRFEPGVTVLVGSNGIGKTNLMEAIGYLATLSSHRVSADGPLLRFGTDRALIRAKLVRGEQSTILELEINGGRANRGRINRSNPVRARDLLGICHTVLFAPEDLALVKGDPSNRRRFLDELLVSLVPRHAATRSDYDRVLKQRNALLKSARAGKFTAGHEATLDVWDQHMARAGAELIHARLELVERLRPHLNSAYAQLTDGSKAADAVYRSTLQNMMDDDGEPAGASTAQSEPGNPVEDLRLLSVDDLAERYVQAFAASRRKELERGISLVGPHRDELELVLGQAPAKGYASHGETWSMCLSLRLASYYVMLDDARTGGSAPILILDDVFAELDVQRRRKLAAIVAGAEQVLVTAAVDADIPDELAGRRVKVIPGGIDEQG encoded by the coding sequence GTGTACCTAGAACACCTGTCCCTGACCGACTTCCGCAGTTACGCCCAGGTTGATCTCCGGTTTGAGCCGGGCGTCACGGTTCTGGTCGGCTCCAACGGAATCGGCAAGACCAACCTGATGGAAGCTATCGGCTACCTGGCAACCCTCAGTTCACACCGGGTCAGTGCCGACGGCCCGTTGCTCCGTTTCGGAACCGACCGCGCCCTGATCCGGGCAAAGCTGGTCCGGGGCGAACAGTCCACCATCCTGGAGCTGGAGATCAACGGCGGCCGGGCCAACCGGGGACGCATCAACCGCAGCAACCCCGTCCGTGCCCGCGACCTGCTGGGCATCTGCCACACGGTCCTGTTCGCTCCGGAGGACCTGGCGCTGGTCAAAGGCGATCCGTCGAACCGCCGCCGCTTCCTGGACGAGCTCCTGGTGAGCCTGGTTCCCCGGCACGCCGCCACCCGCAGCGACTATGACCGCGTGCTTAAACAGCGCAACGCACTGCTGAAGTCGGCAAGGGCCGGAAAGTTCACCGCCGGCCACGAAGCCACCCTGGATGTCTGGGACCAGCACATGGCACGCGCCGGCGCGGAGCTGATCCATGCCAGGCTGGAACTCGTCGAGCGCCTGCGGCCGCACCTCAACAGTGCCTATGCCCAACTCACCGATGGCTCCAAGGCCGCGGATGCGGTCTACCGCTCAACTCTGCAGAACATGATGGACGACGACGGCGAGCCGGCCGGCGCTTCGACGGCACAGTCCGAGCCGGGAAACCCGGTGGAGGATCTCCGCCTGCTGTCCGTGGATGACCTTGCCGAACGCTACGTGCAGGCCTTCGCGGCATCCCGCCGCAAAGAACTCGAACGTGGCATCTCGCTGGTGGGTCCGCACCGGGACGAATTGGAACTGGTGCTGGGGCAGGCCCCGGCCAAGGGCTACGCCTCGCACGGTGAAACGTGGTCCATGTGCCTGTCCCTGCGGCTGGCCTCCTACTACGTCATGCTCGACGACGCCCGCACCGGAGGCTCGGCGCCGATCCTCATCCTGGACGACGTTTTCGCCGAACTTGATGTCCAGCGGCGGCGTAAACTGGCCGCAATAGTCGCCGGCGCCGAGCAGGTGCTGGTGACCGCCGCCGTCGACGCCGATATTCCGGACGAGCTTGCGGGCCGGCGGGTGAAGGTAATCCCGGGAGGAATCGATGAACAGGGATAA
- a CDS encoding DUF721 domain-containing protein: MNRDKDGGLQPGRDPDEIDAAQAALNRMREAAAARGEVRRKVPRAGASQKPRTAAQGTRGFSQFHSTGRDPLGLGKVVGRLVAERGWTSPVAVGSVMAEWPALVGPEIAAHCTPESFTDTTLHVRCDSTAWATQLRLLSISLLEKFRTELGDGVVTSIQVLGPAAPNWRKGGRTVNGRGPRDTYG; this comes from the coding sequence ATGAACAGGGATAAGGACGGCGGCCTGCAGCCAGGCCGCGATCCCGATGAAATCGATGCCGCCCAGGCGGCGCTGAACAGGATGCGTGAGGCAGCGGCCGCCCGTGGAGAGGTCCGCCGGAAAGTGCCGCGGGCAGGCGCCAGCCAAAAACCGCGCACTGCAGCCCAGGGAACGCGGGGCTTCAGCCAGTTCCACTCCACCGGACGCGACCCCTTGGGACTGGGGAAAGTCGTGGGCCGGCTGGTCGCCGAGCGCGGCTGGACCTCCCCGGTGGCCGTCGGCTCGGTCATGGCCGAGTGGCCGGCGCTTGTGGGGCCTGAAATCGCCGCCCACTGCACCCCGGAAAGCTTCACCGACACCACCCTTCATGTCCGGTGCGACTCCACGGCCTGGGCGACGCAGCTGCGGTTGCTCAGCATAAGCCTGCTCGAGAAATTCCGCACCGAACTCGGTGACGGCGTGGTCACCAGCATCCAGGTGCTGGGCCCGGCGGCACCCAACTGGCGCAAGGGCGGACGCACCGTCAACGGACGCGGGCCCAGGGACACCTACGGGTAA
- the gyrB gene encoding DNA topoisomerase (ATP-hydrolyzing) subunit B, which produces MANDNADIEAVEPVTEEARTSGAPAEAATPREYGASDITVLEGLEAVRKRPGMYIGSTGLRGLHHLVYEVVDNSVDEALAGYCTHIEVVLQADGGVKVSDDGRGIPVDIHPTEGKPTVEVVMTILHAGGKFGGGGYAVSGGLHGVGISVVNALSTRVNTEVRRQGHLWRMSFADGGKPQGALVQGEETAETGTTQTFYPDPSIFESTEFDFETLRARFQQMAFLNKGLKITLTDERQTAAGTDDAGDLDLDGVLTEGEVLAEHRTVVYQYNDGLLDYVKHLNSSKKVDVVHEDVIAFETEDTERHIAVEMAMQWTTAYSESVHTYANTINTHEGGTHEEGFRAAMTSLINRYAREKAIIKEKDENLTGDDIREGLTAVISVKLSEPQFEGQTKTKLGNSEVKGFVQRVVTDQLGDWLERNPGPAKDVIRKAISAAQARMAARKARDNARRKSPLESFGMPGKLSDCSSKDPSKCEVYLVEGDSAGGSAKRGRNPETQAILPLRGKILNVERARLDKALGNNEVQSMITAFGTGIGEDFDLSKLRYHKIVLMADADVDGQHITTLLMTLLFRYMRPLIENGYVYLAQPPLYRIKWSNAPHDYVFSDRERDAVLVSGQAAGRRIPKENGIQRYKGLGEMDYTELWDTTMDPDRRTLLQVTMEDAAAADQIFAVLMGEDVESRRNFIQQNAKDVRFLDI; this is translated from the coding sequence GTGGCTAACGACAATGCAGATATCGAGGCAGTGGAGCCTGTAACGGAGGAAGCCCGGACGTCCGGCGCGCCGGCTGAGGCTGCCACACCGCGGGAGTACGGCGCCAGCGACATCACTGTTCTTGAGGGACTCGAGGCCGTACGGAAACGGCCCGGTATGTACATCGGCTCCACAGGTCTGCGCGGCCTGCACCACCTGGTGTACGAAGTGGTGGACAACTCCGTGGATGAGGCCCTCGCAGGTTACTGTACGCACATCGAAGTTGTTCTGCAGGCAGACGGCGGCGTCAAGGTATCCGACGACGGCCGCGGCATCCCGGTGGACATCCACCCCACGGAGGGCAAGCCCACGGTCGAGGTGGTCATGACCATCTTGCACGCCGGCGGCAAGTTCGGCGGCGGCGGCTACGCCGTGTCCGGTGGCCTTCACGGCGTGGGCATTTCCGTGGTCAACGCCCTCTCCACCCGCGTGAACACGGAAGTCCGCAGGCAGGGCCACCTCTGGCGCATGTCCTTTGCCGACGGGGGCAAGCCGCAGGGTGCCCTGGTCCAGGGCGAGGAAACGGCCGAGACCGGAACAACCCAGACCTTCTACCCGGATCCGAGCATCTTCGAATCCACCGAGTTCGACTTTGAGACGCTCCGCGCGCGTTTCCAGCAGATGGCCTTCCTCAACAAGGGGCTGAAAATCACCCTGACGGACGAGCGGCAAACGGCGGCCGGCACGGACGACGCCGGCGACCTGGACCTGGACGGCGTGCTGACCGAGGGCGAGGTTCTCGCCGAGCACCGCACCGTGGTGTACCAGTACAACGACGGCCTCCTCGACTACGTCAAGCACCTGAACTCCAGCAAGAAGGTGGATGTTGTCCACGAGGACGTCATCGCCTTCGAGACCGAGGACACCGAGCGGCATATCGCCGTCGAAATGGCGATGCAGTGGACCACGGCTTACTCCGAAAGCGTCCACACCTACGCCAATACCATCAACACACACGAGGGCGGCACCCACGAAGAGGGCTTCCGCGCCGCGATGACGTCGCTTATCAACCGCTATGCGCGCGAGAAGGCCATCATCAAGGAAAAGGATGAGAACCTTACCGGCGACGACATCCGCGAGGGCCTGACGGCCGTCATCTCCGTGAAGCTATCCGAGCCGCAGTTCGAGGGCCAGACCAAAACCAAGCTGGGCAACTCCGAGGTCAAGGGCTTTGTACAGCGCGTGGTCACTGACCAGCTCGGTGACTGGCTGGAGCGCAACCCCGGCCCCGCCAAGGACGTCATCCGCAAGGCCATTTCAGCGGCCCAGGCCCGCATGGCCGCGCGCAAGGCCCGTGACAACGCGCGTCGGAAGAGCCCGCTGGAGTCCTTCGGCATGCCGGGCAAGCTCTCCGACTGCTCCTCGAAGGATCCCTCCAAGTGCGAGGTCTACCTGGTGGAGGGTGACTCGGCAGGCGGTTCGGCCAAGCGCGGGCGCAACCCCGAAACGCAGGCCATCCTTCCGCTCCGCGGCAAGATCCTAAATGTGGAGCGGGCCCGCCTGGACAAGGCGCTTGGCAACAACGAGGTCCAGTCCATGATCACCGCATTCGGCACCGGCATTGGCGAGGACTTCGACCTCAGCAAGCTGCGCTACCACAAGATCGTGCTGATGGCCGATGCCGACGTCGACGGCCAGCACATCACCACGCTGCTGATGACGCTGCTGTTCCGCTACATGCGCCCCCTGATCGAGAACGGCTACGTCTACCTCGCGCAGCCGCCGCTGTACCGGATCAAGTGGTCCAACGCACCGCACGACTACGTCTTTAGCGACCGTGAGCGCGACGCCGTCCTGGTCTCCGGCCAGGCAGCAGGCCGCCGCATTCCGAAGGAAAACGGCATCCAGCGCTACAAGGGTCTGGGCGAGATGGACTACACCGAACTCTGGGACACCACCATGGACCCGGACCGGCGCACCCTCCTGCAGGTGACCATGGAGGACGCAGCCGCCGCCGACCAGATTTTCGCCGTGCTGATGGGCGAGGACGTCGAGTCACGCCGAAACTTCATTCAGCAGAACGCCAAGGACGTCAGGTTCCTTGATATCTAG
- the gyrA gene encoding DNA gyrase subunit A produces MSDETPEVPAESPDGTEPVLEGDVLVDRVEQVDLQTEMQRSYLDYAMAVIVGRALPDVRDGLKPVHRRVLYAMFDGGYRPDRAFNKCARVVGEVMGQYHPHGDTAIYDALVRLIQDWTMRYPLALGQGNFGSPGNDGAAAPRYTETKMAPLAMEMVRDIDEETVDFQDNYDGKNQEPTILPARFPNLLVNGSSGIAVGMATNIPPHNLREVADGVQWYLANPTASREQLLEELLKRIKGPDFPTGATILGHKGIEDAYRTGRGSITMRAVVNVEELQGRTCLVVTELPYQANPDNLAIKIAELVKDGKVQGIADLRDETSGRTGQRLVIVLKRDAVAKVVLNNLYKHTQLQENFGANMLAIVDGVPRTLSLDAFIRHWVTHQLDVIARRTRYRLRKAEEEAHILRALLKALDMLDEVIALIRASSTTEAARDGLMQLLDIDEIQARAILDMQLRRLAALERQKIQDRHAELEAMIAEYNAILASEERQRSIISEELAEIVAKHGDDRRTQILMGYDGDMSMEDLIPEEEVVVTITRGGYVKRTRSDNYRSQQRGGKGIKGAQLRGDDVVEHFFVTTTHHWLLFFTNFGRVYRAKAYELAEGGRDTKGQHVANLLAFQPDEHIAQVLDLKDYQHAPYLVLATKRGLVKKTRLEDYDTNRSAGVIAINLRDEDELVSAQLVSETDDLMLVSRKGQSIRFTATDDALRPMGRATSGVTGMKFREDDELLAMNVVAEGSYVFVVTEGGYAKRTAVEEYRLQGRGGLGIKVAKLAEERGDLVGALVVQEEDEVLVVMGGGKVVRSSVAGVPAKGRDTMGVIFAKPDKNDRIIEVARNTERGLEEEVEASAERESEADHTDEPSASEILAIAADDVTLAEDAGPDEESAEEASGLADEAEGTSGDAEANEDNTGGNE; encoded by the coding sequence ATGAGTGACGAAACACCCGAGGTCCCGGCCGAGTCTCCGGACGGCACGGAACCGGTGCTGGAGGGCGACGTGCTGGTCGACCGCGTGGAGCAGGTGGACCTGCAGACGGAGATGCAGCGCTCCTACCTCGACTACGCGATGGCCGTTATCGTCGGCCGTGCACTGCCGGATGTACGCGACGGGCTGAAGCCCGTCCACCGCCGCGTGCTGTATGCGATGTTCGACGGCGGCTACCGCCCGGACCGCGCCTTCAACAAGTGTGCCCGTGTGGTGGGCGAGGTCATGGGCCAGTACCACCCGCACGGCGACACGGCGATCTACGATGCGCTGGTGCGCCTGATCCAGGACTGGACCATGCGGTACCCGCTGGCGCTGGGCCAGGGCAACTTCGGCTCACCCGGCAACGACGGCGCTGCGGCCCCGCGGTACACGGAAACCAAGATGGCACCGCTGGCCATGGAAATGGTCCGGGACATCGACGAGGAGACCGTCGACTTCCAGGACAACTACGACGGCAAGAACCAGGAACCCACGATTCTCCCGGCGCGGTTCCCCAACCTGCTGGTCAACGGGTCCTCAGGCATCGCCGTCGGCATGGCCACCAACATCCCGCCGCACAACCTCCGTGAAGTGGCCGACGGCGTCCAGTGGTACCTGGCCAACCCGACCGCCAGCCGCGAGCAGCTCCTCGAGGAACTGCTGAAGCGCATCAAGGGACCCGATTTCCCCACTGGCGCCACCATCCTGGGACACAAGGGCATCGAGGACGCCTACCGCACCGGCCGCGGCTCCATCACGATGCGCGCCGTGGTGAATGTCGAGGAGCTGCAGGGACGGACCTGCCTCGTCGTCACCGAGCTGCCCTACCAGGCGAACCCGGACAACCTGGCCATCAAAATCGCCGAACTGGTCAAGGACGGCAAGGTCCAGGGCATCGCCGACCTCCGCGACGAGACGTCCGGCCGCACCGGCCAGCGACTGGTCATCGTCCTTAAGCGCGACGCTGTCGCCAAGGTGGTGCTGAACAACCTCTACAAGCACACCCAGCTGCAGGAGAACTTCGGCGCGAACATGCTGGCGATCGTGGACGGAGTGCCGCGCACTCTCAGCCTCGACGCCTTCATCCGGCACTGGGTCACTCACCAGTTGGATGTCATCGCCCGACGCACCCGCTACCGCCTGCGGAAGGCCGAGGAAGAAGCGCACATCCTGCGTGCGCTCCTCAAGGCCCTGGACATGCTGGACGAGGTCATCGCCCTGATCCGGGCCTCGAGCACCACTGAGGCAGCCCGGGATGGCCTCATGCAGTTGCTGGACATCGACGAGATCCAGGCCCGCGCCATCCTCGACATGCAGCTGCGCCGGCTCGCTGCCCTGGAACGCCAGAAGATCCAGGACCGCCACGCCGAACTCGAAGCGATGATCGCCGAATACAACGCGATCCTGGCCTCGGAGGAACGCCAGCGCTCGATCATCAGCGAGGAACTCGCCGAGATCGTGGCCAAGCACGGGGACGACCGCCGCACCCAGATCCTGATGGGCTACGACGGCGACATGTCCATGGAAGACCTCATTCCCGAAGAGGAAGTGGTGGTCACCATCACCCGCGGCGGCTACGTCAAGCGCACGCGGAGCGACAACTACCGTTCGCAGCAGCGCGGCGGCAAGGGCATCAAGGGTGCCCAGCTGCGCGGCGATGACGTGGTGGAGCATTTCTTTGTGACCACCACCCACCACTGGCTGCTGTTCTTCACCAACTTCGGGCGCGTGTACCGGGCCAAGGCCTACGAACTTGCCGAGGGCGGCCGCGACACCAAGGGCCAGCATGTGGCAAACCTGCTGGCCTTCCAGCCGGACGAGCACATCGCCCAGGTGCTGGACCTGAAGGACTACCAGCACGCGCCCTACCTGGTGCTGGCCACGAAGCGCGGCCTGGTCAAGAAGACCCGGCTGGAGGACTACGACACCAACCGGTCCGCCGGCGTCATCGCCATCAACCTCCGGGACGAGGATGAACTGGTCTCCGCGCAGCTGGTTTCCGAGACGGATGACCTCATGCTGGTGTCCCGCAAGGGCCAGTCGATCCGGTTCACGGCCACCGACGACGCGCTGCGCCCCATGGGCCGCGCCACGTCTGGCGTAACAGGCATGAAGTTCCGTGAGGACGACGAACTGCTCGCCATGAACGTGGTGGCCGAGGGCTCCTACGTGTTCGTCGTGACGGAAGGCGGCTACGCCAAGCGCACCGCCGTCGAGGAATACCGGCTGCAGGGCCGCGGCGGCCTGGGCATCAAGGTTGCCAAGCTCGCCGAGGAACGCGGGGATCTTGTGGGTGCCCTGGTGGTCCAGGAGGAAGACGAGGTCCTGGTGGTCATGGGCGGCGGCAAGGTGGTCCGGTCATCCGTGGCCGGCGTCCCGGCCAAGGGCCGGGACACCATGGGCGTCATCTTCGCGAAGCCGGACAAGAACGACCGCATCATCGAGGTTGCCCGCAACACCGAACGCGGCCTCGAAGAGGAAGTTGAAGCCAGCGCCGAGCGGGAGTCGGAGGCCGACCACACCGATGAACCCAGTGCGTCAGAAATCTTGGCTATCGCCGCTGATGACGTAACGTTGGCTGAAGATGCCGGACCAGACGAGGAATCCGCCGAGGAGGCTTCAGGACTGGCCGATGAAGCAGAAGGAACGTCCGGCGATGCTGAGGCGAACGAAGACAACACCGGAGGTAACGAGTGA
- a CDS encoding DUF3566 domain-containing protein, with protein MSNSDSFPKPSSNGPGGMRQPASAPRVNAPVRPQQSPATPPGLPGQRPAPAGQRPQGQRPAAPAQRPAAPGQRPPAAQGAPGLVKPAPKAKARRARLLVSKVDPWSVLKMAFLLSVALGIVTVVAAIVLWTVLDLTGIFDQVDSLLGTLAGSEGGGFELKKVASLGQVASFATIIAVVNVVLLTALSMLSAVLYNISATLVGGIGVTLTDD; from the coding sequence GTGAGCAATTCCGACTCATTTCCCAAGCCGAGCAGTAATGGTCCCGGCGGGATGCGTCAGCCGGCATCCGCTCCCCGGGTGAATGCCCCCGTGCGCCCCCAGCAGAGCCCGGCCACGCCGCCGGGCCTTCCGGGACAGCGCCCGGCGCCCGCCGGACAGCGCCCGCAGGGCCAGAGGCCGGCCGCGCCGGCACAGCGCCCCGCAGCCCCCGGACAGCGGCCGCCGGCCGCGCAGGGTGCGCCCGGACTGGTCAAGCCGGCTCCCAAGGCCAAGGCGCGCCGCGCCCGGCTCCTGGTCAGCAAGGTTGACCCCTGGTCCGTCCTGAAAATGGCGTTCCTGCTGTCCGTCGCGCTCGGCATCGTCACGGTGGTGGCCGCCATTGTGCTGTGGACTGTGCTGGACCTGACCGGCATCTTCGACCAGGTGGACAGCCTGCTGGGAACGCTCGCTGGTTCCGAGGGCGGCGGCTTCGAACTGAAGAAGGTCGCGTCGCTCGGCCAGGTGGCGTCGTTCGCTACGATCATCGCCGTCGTGAATGTGGTGCTGCTGACCGCACTGTCCATGCTGTCCGCCGTGCTGTACAACATTTCGGCGACCCTTGTTGGCGGCATCGGCGTGACCCTGACGGACGACTAA
- a CDS encoding DLW-39 family protein, translated as MKKLLVIAAAVAGVLFYKKKVQESEARKTVWSESTDKVE; from the coding sequence GTGAAGAAGTTGCTGGTTATCGCAGCTGCGGTCGCAGGCGTCCTGTTCTACAAGAAAAAGGTGCAGGAATCCGAAGCCCGGAAAACAGTCTGGAGCGAATCAACCGACAAGGTTGAATAG
- a CDS encoding DMT family transporter: MNLFLATLGVLGVASSGPLIAATLGATTVTALAIAFWRNAIAAAVMATPTLIREPRLFGRIGRYEFRWSLVAAVALALHFACFITSLQLTSVAAATALVCLQSAWIAIIQLSRGVRHRWQVLVGLGVSFGGVVAITGFDMGTSPDALLGDLLAMAGGLLAGIYTLAGGRARQSMTTGTYTALCYSMCAVLVAVLAAFTRQPLTGFDAGGWLGVLAITVCAQLVGHTAFNHLLATMSPLLVSMIILLEIPGAALLAAVFLNETLPAGTYAGLALILGGLAVVVAGQRNGMGGRDKPPGERPVAELGAD; this comes from the coding sequence GTGAATCTCTTCCTTGCAACTCTGGGCGTTCTGGGCGTGGCTTCGTCAGGACCGCTCATCGCCGCCACGCTCGGCGCCACCACTGTCACGGCCCTCGCCATCGCCTTCTGGCGCAATGCCATCGCGGCAGCCGTCATGGCCACCCCCACCCTGATCCGGGAGCCGCGCCTGTTCGGCCGCATCGGGCGTTATGAGTTCCGCTGGTCGCTCGTTGCGGCCGTAGCCCTGGCCCTGCACTTCGCCTGCTTCATCACGTCCCTGCAGCTGACCTCAGTGGCTGCCGCCACGGCCCTCGTCTGCCTGCAGTCCGCCTGGATCGCCATCATTCAACTGTCCCGCGGTGTGCGACACCGCTGGCAGGTCCTGGTGGGCCTGGGGGTCTCCTTCGGTGGCGTAGTGGCCATCACAGGTTTCGACATGGGCACGTCGCCCGACGCCCTGCTGGGTGACCTCCTGGCCATGGCCGGCGGACTCCTTGCGGGAATCTACACTCTGGCCGGAGGCCGGGCCCGCCAGAGCATGACCACCGGAACCTACACGGCCCTCTGCTACAGCATGTGTGCTGTCCTGGTAGCCGTACTGGCAGCCTTCACCCGCCAGCCCCTGACCGGGTTCGACGCCGGCGGCTGGCTGGGGGTTCTGGCCATCACCGTGTGCGCCCAGCTCGTGGGACATACGGCATTCAACCACCTGCTGGCCACCATGAGCCCGCTGCTGGTGTCCATGATCATCCTGCTTGAAATACCGGGTGCGGCCCTGCTGGCCGCCGTGTTCCTGAACGAGACACTGCCGGCAGGCACCTACGCCGGACTGGCGCTCATCCTCGGGGGCCTCGCCGTCGTGGTGGCCGGACAGCGGAACGGCATGGGCGGGCGGGACAAACCGCCCGGGGAACGCCCGGTGGCAGAGCTGGGGGCTGACTGA
- a CDS encoding glycosyltransferase, with translation MSPDRSDEDALTDTEPRVSIVIPAYNEESVIRQCLIAAVYQSVPAHEIIVVDNMSKDRTASIVMQMQQEYPESPIILLRQDREQGLIPTRNFGLDNATGDILGRIDADSVLEPDWVEQVQKAFEDLSTSAATGPVVYYDMPMRRFGLKADDKMRQLMLKLAKHQYHFLFGSNMALRRSAWETIRSETCRDERDEMHEDIDLSLHLADHDLKVQYWPQMVSGMSARRLEDSPRDYRYYVTRFDRTYKAHNVKKMALKAPMVVFFSVYFPAKLLRAIHTVNTSQPVRRGGQ, from the coding sequence ATGTCACCCGATAGATCCGACGAGGATGCCTTGACTGACACTGAGCCGCGCGTATCGATTGTTATTCCGGCCTACAACGAGGAAAGTGTCATCCGGCAGTGCCTGATCGCGGCGGTGTACCAGTCGGTTCCGGCGCACGAGATCATCGTGGTGGACAACATGTCCAAGGACCGCACGGCGTCGATCGTCATGCAGATGCAGCAGGAGTATCCGGAGAGCCCCATCATCCTGCTCCGCCAGGACAGGGAACAGGGACTGATCCCTACCCGCAATTTCGGCCTGGACAACGCCACAGGGGATATCCTGGGCCGGATCGACGCCGACTCCGTGCTTGAACCTGACTGGGTGGAGCAGGTGCAGAAGGCTTTCGAGGACCTGTCCACGTCGGCCGCTACCGGACCGGTGGTCTACTACGACATGCCGATGCGGCGCTTCGGCCTCAAGGCAGATGACAAGATGCGCCAGCTGATGCTCAAGCTGGCCAAGCACCAATACCACTTCCTGTTCGGCTCCAACATGGCCCTACGCCGCTCCGCATGGGAGACCATCCGCAGCGAAACCTGCCGGGACGAAAGGGACGAGATGCACGAGGACATCGACCTGTCCCTGCATCTCGCCGACCACGACCTCAAGGTCCAGTACTGGCCGCAGATGGTCTCCGGGATGTCCGCCCGCCGGCTCGAGGACTCTCCCCGTGACTACCGGTATTACGTGACGCGCTTCGACCGTACCTACAAGGCCCACAACGTGAAGAAGATGGCCCTTAAGGCACCCATGGTGGTGTTCTTCTCGGTGTATTTCCCAGCCAAGCTGCTGCGCGCCATCCACACCGTCAACACCAGCCAGCCTGTCCGCCGCGGCGGACAGTAA